A DNA window from Fodinibius sp. Rm-B-1B1-1 contains the following coding sequences:
- the gltB gene encoding glutamate synthase large subunit, with translation MASDQGLYQSKNEHDACGIGFIVNIKGKKSHKIVHDALDVLHNLDHRGATGAEANTGDGAGILMQIPHQFLDHSCRGLGIDLPKPGQYAVGMIFLPPDRDNRLPCEKVVEEIVEEEGQEVLGWRKVPTNNYYLGQSAISAEPAVRQIFIGRNSNLQTDLDFERKLYLIRRRTSKAIANSDLTDKDYFYIPSLSSRTIIYKGMLTSTQLKDYYPDLSDPRIKSALALVHSRFSTNTFPSWELAHPYRYLIHNGEINTLRGNQNAMHAREAQLGSHLFGDDLDEITPIIQEYGSDSAKFDNCLEFLVLSGRSLPHAMMMMIPEPWEKHENMDDDMKAFYEYHSCLMEPWDGPASIAFTDGKVVGATLDRNGLRPSRYYVTNDDTVVLSSEVGVLDIPPEEVVYKDRLQPGRMLLIDTEEGRIKSDEEIKQEIANEHPYREWLEKSLIDLQNLPFEFKDEFDLEHEDIIHRQKAFGYTYEDLNINVGPMAEDMLQPVGAMGNDAPIAVLSNEPQLLYNYFKQLFAQVTNPPIDPIREELITSTEITLGSEGNILDPQPESCRQIRLEHPILKNNELKKLKTIDESGFKSKTLPILFDVNKGGSGLEQALDDLFDAADKAIQNGANILILSDRDFNEEKAPIPALLAVAGLHHHLIRSGTRTQVGIVLESGEPRETHHFCTLLGYGVEAVNPYMAYESLYDLIEQGHLDLSFQRAQKGYNKAIVKGIVKVMSKMGISTIKSYRGAQIFEALGIDKEVIDKYFTWTDSRIGGIGLDTIAKEVKLRHQKAYPNYRTNGQVLDEGGEYKWRKGSEYHAYNPKTVHTLQLATKNGDYELYKEYTKLIDEQDDPPPNLRSLLEFNHDESESIPIEEVESVEEICKRFKTGAMSYGSINDKTHEALAIAMNRIGGKSNTGEGGEDPSRYEPEPNGDSKRSAVKQVASGRFGVTSEYLTESEEIQIKMAQGAKPGEGGELPGRKVYPWIAKVRLSTPGVGLISPPPHHDIYSIEDLAQLIHDLKNANKNADINVKLVSAVGVGTIAAGVSKGRADVILISGHDGGTGASPQTSIKHAGLPWELGVSETHQTLVLNNLRSRVAIETDGQIKTGRDIAVAALLGGEEFGFGTSALITLGCIMMRVCHLNTCPVGIATQDPELSEKFTGDPQYVVNFMKFVARDLREYMAKLGFRSVDEMVGRVDKLKQKETDHWKGKTLDLSPILHRPDNADEVGTHCIIKQKHGLGNAMDIQTLMDICDPALSDGNPVEAELSIKNTNRVVGTIVGSELTRRYGSEGLPEDTIHLKFNGSAGQSFGAFIPNGMTLELEGDANDYFGKGLSGGKLILYPPENSRFDPAKNIIVGNVSFYGATSGQAYIRGKAGERFCVRNSGLHAVVESVGDHACEYMTGGRVVILGETGRNFAAGMSGGIAYILDSNGTFHERCNTEMVELTDLRDEDEIDEVYEMIRRHAEYTDSHRGWKVLAKWQEMIPHFVKVLPKDYKKMQESINKAKKNGLDQKEAEMEAFLENKQ, from the coding sequence ATGGCTTCCGATCAAGGTTTATACCAATCCAAAAACGAACACGATGCGTGCGGAATAGGATTTATCGTAAATATAAAGGGCAAAAAATCCCACAAGATCGTACATGACGCACTGGATGTTCTCCATAACCTGGATCACCGGGGAGCCACGGGAGCCGAAGCCAACACAGGAGATGGAGCCGGTATCCTGATGCAGATTCCTCACCAATTTCTGGATCACTCGTGTCGGGGTTTGGGGATTGACTTGCCGAAACCGGGACAGTACGCAGTGGGAATGATTTTTCTGCCTCCTGATCGCGATAACCGTCTACCCTGCGAAAAAGTTGTTGAGGAGATTGTTGAAGAGGAAGGTCAGGAAGTGCTTGGATGGCGGAAAGTCCCGACAAATAATTATTACCTGGGCCAATCAGCCATAAGTGCCGAACCGGCCGTGCGGCAAATATTTATCGGACGAAATTCCAACTTGCAGACCGATCTCGATTTTGAACGAAAGCTGTATCTCATCCGTCGTCGGACCTCCAAAGCCATAGCAAACAGCGATCTGACGGATAAAGACTATTTCTACATCCCCAGCCTTTCATCGCGCACCATCATTTACAAGGGGATGCTGACGTCTACCCAGCTCAAAGATTATTACCCGGATCTCTCCGATCCCCGCATAAAATCGGCGCTGGCCCTGGTACACTCCCGATTTAGTACCAACACCTTCCCCAGTTGGGAGCTTGCCCATCCCTACCGCTACCTGATTCATAATGGCGAAATAAATACACTGCGTGGTAATCAAAATGCCATGCACGCCCGTGAAGCTCAGCTGGGCTCTCATCTTTTTGGGGATGATCTGGATGAGATTACACCTATCATTCAAGAATACGGAAGTGACTCCGCCAAATTTGACAACTGCCTTGAATTTCTGGTGCTCAGCGGACGCTCGCTGCCTCATGCCATGATGATGATGATTCCCGAGCCCTGGGAAAAGCATGAGAACATGGATGATGACATGAAAGCATTTTACGAATATCATAGCTGTCTTATGGAACCGTGGGACGGACCGGCCTCGATCGCTTTTACGGATGGTAAAGTTGTCGGCGCTACACTCGATAGAAACGGACTTCGTCCATCTCGCTATTATGTGACTAATGATGATACCGTGGTGCTCTCCTCCGAGGTTGGAGTTTTGGATATTCCCCCGGAAGAAGTTGTATACAAAGATCGCTTGCAGCCGGGCCGGATGCTGTTAATTGATACCGAAGAGGGACGAATCAAAAGTGATGAAGAAATTAAACAGGAGATTGCCAACGAACATCCCTACCGGGAATGGCTGGAAAAAAGCCTTATCGATCTTCAAAACCTGCCTTTTGAGTTCAAAGACGAGTTCGATCTCGAACACGAAGACATCATCCATCGGCAAAAAGCCTTTGGCTATACCTATGAGGATTTAAATATCAATGTGGGACCCATGGCAGAAGATATGCTGCAGCCCGTGGGTGCGATGGGCAATGATGCTCCTATCGCGGTGCTTTCCAATGAGCCTCAACTGCTTTACAACTATTTTAAACAGCTTTTCGCGCAGGTTACCAATCCCCCGATTGATCCTATCCGCGAGGAGCTCATTACATCCACCGAAATCACGCTGGGTTCAGAAGGCAATATTTTGGATCCCCAGCCAGAGTCATGTCGACAGATCAGGCTGGAACATCCCATCCTAAAAAATAATGAGCTTAAAAAGCTTAAGACGATTGATGAATCCGGCTTTAAAAGCAAAACGCTGCCCATCCTTTTTGATGTGAATAAAGGAGGTTCCGGGCTCGAGCAGGCACTCGACGATCTGTTTGACGCAGCCGATAAAGCCATCCAAAACGGAGCAAATATCCTGATTCTCTCGGATCGTGATTTCAATGAAGAAAAAGCACCCATACCTGCGTTGCTTGCGGTGGCCGGCCTGCACCACCACCTGATTCGATCAGGCACGCGAACACAGGTCGGAATAGTACTGGAATCGGGAGAGCCCCGCGAAACTCATCATTTTTGTACGCTTCTGGGCTACGGCGTGGAAGCCGTCAACCCATATATGGCGTACGAAAGTCTCTATGATCTCATCGAGCAGGGACATCTTGACCTTTCTTTTCAGCGCGCACAGAAAGGCTACAACAAGGCCATCGTTAAGGGTATCGTAAAAGTGATGTCAAAAATGGGAATCTCCACAATTAAGTCATACCGTGGCGCACAGATTTTTGAAGCTCTGGGTATCGACAAAGAAGTAATTGATAAATATTTCACATGGACCGACTCGCGTATCGGCGGTATTGGATTGGATACCATTGCCAAAGAAGTGAAACTGCGTCACCAAAAGGCCTACCCGAATTATAGAACGAACGGACAAGTGCTGGACGAAGGCGGCGAATACAAATGGCGAAAGGGTAGTGAGTATCACGCGTATAATCCCAAGACGGTACATACCTTGCAGCTGGCAACCAAAAATGGAGATTATGAGCTTTATAAAGAATACACCAAACTAATCGACGAGCAGGACGATCCCCCGCCAAACTTGCGATCACTCTTGGAATTTAATCACGATGAGTCGGAATCGATCCCCATTGAAGAAGTAGAATCAGTGGAAGAAATATGCAAACGTTTTAAAACCGGGGCGATGTCCTACGGCTCGATCAATGATAAAACCCATGAGGCACTGGCCATTGCCATGAACCGCATCGGCGGCAAGAGCAATACCGGCGAAGGTGGCGAAGATCCCTCGCGGTATGAACCCGAACCCAATGGCGATTCGAAACGCAGTGCCGTTAAACAGGTAGCGTCGGGGCGATTTGGGGTAACCAGCGAGTATCTCACAGAAAGTGAGGAAATTCAGATTAAAATGGCACAAGGGGCTAAACCCGGTGAAGGCGGTGAGCTTCCCGGTCGAAAAGTATACCCATGGATTGCGAAAGTTCGACTGTCCACACCCGGTGTAGGATTGATATCACCACCGCCGCACCACGATATTTACTCGATTGAAGATCTGGCTCAGCTTATTCATGATCTCAAGAATGCCAATAAAAACGCAGATATTAATGTAAAGTTGGTATCGGCCGTTGGGGTAGGCACCATTGCTGCGGGCGTATCAAAAGGACGCGCTGATGTTATATTAATTAGTGGTCATGATGGCGGCACGGGGGCTTCTCCCCAAACCAGTATTAAGCATGCCGGCTTGCCTTGGGAACTCGGGGTCTCCGAAACGCACCAAACCCTGGTGTTGAACAACCTGCGAAGCCGCGTTGCCATCGAAACAGACGGGCAGATCAAAACCGGTCGGGATATTGCAGTGGCAGCCCTGCTCGGTGGAGAAGAATTTGGCTTTGGTACCAGCGCACTGATTACCCTCGGCTGTATCATGATGCGGGTTTGTCATCTCAATACGTGTCCCGTCGGCATTGCCACGCAAGATCCCGAACTCAGCGAAAAGTTCACCGGCGATCCGCAGTATGTGGTTAACTTTATGAAATTCGTAGCACGGGATCTGCGCGAATATATGGCTAAACTGGGCTTTCGCTCGGTGGATGAGATGGTCGGGCGCGTTGATAAACTGAAGCAAAAAGAAACTGATCACTGGAAAGGCAAAACGCTGGATCTGTCGCCTATTTTACACCGACCAGACAATGCCGATGAGGTGGGAACCCACTGCATCATCAAACAAAAACATGGGCTTGGAAATGCTATGGATATTCAGACGCTGATGGATATTTGTGATCCGGCGCTTTCGGATGGCAACCCTGTTGAGGCTGAACTCTCGATCAAAAATACAAATCGCGTGGTCGGTACCATTGTAGGCAGCGAGCTCACGCGGCGATACGGTTCGGAGGGACTTCCGGAAGACACCATCCACCTGAAATTCAACGGTTCGGCGGGACAAAGTTTTGGTGCATTTATACCCAACGGAATGACACTCGAGTTGGAGGGTGATGCCAACGACTATTTTGGTAAGGGACTTTCGGGTGGAAAGCTGATTCTCTATCCCCCTGAAAACTCTCGCTTCGATCCCGCTAAAAATATTATTGTGGGTAATGTCTCATTTTATGGCGCCACCAGCGGACAGGCGTACATCCGTGGAAAAGCCGGCGAACGTTTCTGTGTTCGCAATAGTGGTCTCCACGCTGTGGTGGAATCGGTCGGCGATCACGCCTGTGAATATATGACTGGCGGACGCGTAGTCATACTCGGCGAAACGGGACGAAATTTTGCAGCGGGAATGTCCGGAGGTATTGCCTACATCCTTGACTCAAATGGAACCTTCCACGAGCGCTGCAATACTGAAATGGTAGAACTTACTGATCTCCGCGATGAGGATGAGATCGATGAAGTCTATGAGATGATTCGCCGACACGCTGAATACACCGACAGTCATCGCGGCTGGAAAGTGCTGGCCAAGTGGCAAGAAATGATTCCCCACTTCGTAAAAGTGCTTCCAAAGGATTACAAAAAGATGCAGGAATCGATTAACAAAGCTAAAAAGAATGGGCTTGATCAAAAAGAGGCCGAAATGGAAGCATTCCTGGAAAACAAACAGTAA
- a CDS encoding S9 family peptidase has translation MIRLTSVIWGVFLSATLLIVGCSSQQSAIKQESPGRIEQNTETKETVTAEDYQRAEQFLWQNTYHKVLSMVSGQRWISDVLIYNTRTEEGRKYVLADIISEEKKEAFDHGRLADTLSANVDQDVDAQNLPLSNVSYSKEENTLIYQINGQRFETDLSSYETNKLSDKEGDNEILSPDGKKAVYIKNYNLWMRDTKTDEHTQLTTDGEQYYGYATNNAGWIRSDNPVVLWGPNSEKIATFRHDSRGVGEMYLYDTQVGHPDLEKWKYPLPGDSTVFKIERVVVHANEENPEVVDLDMEPDYHRSTISDHIASWGGQFLDNEWSADGSQLYFVSSSRDHKVAELREADPETGAVRDILKETTNTYYESGYSEESWTVLEDSDEVIWFSERDNWGHLYLYDLETGELKRQITQGNWRVLDLHHVDEENSTIYFTGSNKEEGNPYYHYLYKVSFDGSGLTNLTPEIAHHEITWSDSKEYFTDTYSTVDAPPVSVVRNVDGDVVMELEEADISKLKETGWQAPEPFTVKARDGETNLYGLMYKPTNFDSTKSYPVLNYLYPGPQSGSIRSFGFSASRSDKQSLAELGFIVVEVNATCTPGRSKSFHDTCYGDMGDNGLPDQITTIKQLVDRHSWMDTSRVGIWGHSGGGFASTRAILEYPDFYKVAVSGAGNHDNRNYEDDWGEKWHGLLEEKEGVNKRELGFYEQGDNYDKQANQLLAENLEGKLLIAHGMMDSNVPPTNTLLVVDALIKADKDFDLMVFPNAGHGFGNSRYFMNMRWDYFVKHLKGMEPPKYNFEDNIR, from the coding sequence ATGATACGATTAACATCCGTTATTTGGGGAGTATTTTTATCTGCCACACTATTAATAGTGGGATGCTCTTCTCAACAGTCTGCAATCAAGCAAGAGTCGCCTGGCCGGATAGAACAAAACACAGAAACGAAGGAAACGGTTACTGCCGAAGACTATCAGCGAGCCGAGCAGTTTTTGTGGCAAAATACGTATCATAAAGTATTGAGCATGGTATCGGGACAACGTTGGATCTCCGATGTCCTTATTTATAATACCCGCACAGAAGAGGGCAGAAAATATGTTTTGGCTGATATCATATCCGAAGAAAAGAAAGAAGCTTTTGATCACGGTCGATTAGCGGACACGCTTTCTGCTAACGTAGATCAGGATGTTGATGCCCAAAACTTACCGCTGAGCAATGTCTCATATTCCAAGGAAGAGAATACGTTGATCTATCAAATCAACGGACAACGGTTTGAAACGGATTTGTCATCGTATGAAACCAATAAGTTATCAGATAAAGAAGGAGACAATGAAATTCTTTCGCCAGACGGTAAAAAAGCGGTGTATATTAAAAATTATAACCTGTGGATGCGGGATACCAAAACCGATGAGCATACGCAGCTGACGACCGATGGCGAACAGTATTATGGATACGCTACCAATAATGCCGGTTGGATTCGAAGTGATAATCCTGTTGTGTTGTGGGGACCGAATTCGGAGAAGATTGCTACTTTCCGTCATGATAGCCGTGGTGTTGGAGAGATGTATCTGTATGATACCCAAGTGGGGCACCCCGATTTAGAGAAATGGAAGTACCCGTTGCCCGGTGACAGTACGGTATTCAAAATTGAGCGCGTAGTAGTGCATGCCAATGAAGAAAATCCCGAAGTGGTTGATTTGGACATGGAGCCAGATTACCATCGCTCTACGATTTCGGATCACATTGCAAGTTGGGGCGGGCAGTTTCTGGATAACGAGTGGAGTGCCGACGGATCGCAGCTGTATTTTGTTTCCTCATCCCGTGATCACAAGGTGGCGGAGCTTCGGGAGGCAGATCCTGAAACCGGAGCAGTACGTGATATATTAAAAGAGACAACCAATACTTATTACGAGTCAGGATATAGTGAGGAGAGTTGGACGGTGTTGGAGGATTCCGATGAAGTGATTTGGTTTTCTGAGCGCGATAACTGGGGACATCTCTATTTATATGATCTGGAGACTGGTGAATTAAAACGGCAGATAACTCAAGGTAACTGGCGTGTGCTGGATCTCCATCATGTGGATGAGGAGAATAGTACGATTTATTTTACGGGTTCCAACAAAGAGGAAGGAAACCCTTATTACCACTATTTATATAAGGTGAGTTTTGATGGCAGTGGTTTGACGAATTTAACGCCCGAAATTGCGCATCACGAAATCACATGGTCTGACTCAAAAGAATACTTTACGGATACCTATTCTACCGTTGATGCGCCTCCTGTTTCCGTCGTCCGAAATGTAGATGGTGATGTGGTGATGGAGTTGGAAGAAGCAGACATCAGTAAGCTTAAAGAAACGGGGTGGCAGGCTCCCGAACCGTTTACGGTGAAAGCGCGTGACGGGGAAACGAACCTATATGGACTGATGTACAAGCCCACTAATTTTGATTCGACGAAATCCTATCCGGTATTGAATTACTTATACCCGGGGCCGCAGTCGGGCAGTATTCGTTCATTTGGATTCAGTGCGTCGCGATCCGATAAGCAGTCGCTGGCTGAATTAGGATTTATTGTTGTGGAAGTCAACGCAACCTGTACGCCCGGACGTTCAAAATCTTTTCATGACACTTGTTATGGAGATATGGGTGACAATGGACTGCCCGATCAGATAACAACCATTAAGCAGTTGGTAGATCGTCATTCTTGGATGGATACATCACGTGTGGGCATCTGGGGACATTCGGGCGGTGGATTTGCTTCGACCCGTGCCATTCTGGAGTACCCGGATTTTTATAAGGTGGCCGTTTCCGGCGCGGGAAATCACGATAACCGAAATTACGAGGATGATTGGGGAGAAAAATGGCACGGGCTCCTCGAAGAAAAGGAAGGTGTGAATAAAAGAGAGCTGGGGTTCTATGAGCAGGGCGATAATTACGATAAGCAGGCAAACCAGCTGTTAGCTGAAAACCTGGAAGGGAAACTGCTCATCGCCCATGGCATGATGGACAGTAACGTGCCGCCTACAAATACGTTGCTTGTGGTCGATGCTTTGATTAAAGCCGATAAAGATTTTGATCTGATGGTATTTCCCAATGCAGGACATGGTTTTGGCAATTCTCGGTACTTCATGAATATGCGGTGGGATTATTTTGTGAAGCACTTAAAAGGAATGGAACCGCCTAAATATAATTTTGAGGATAACATTCGATAG
- the rsmH gene encoding 16S rRNA (cytosine(1402)-N(4))-methyltransferase RsmH: MKNNDTYHEHQPVLLEESVDYLITDASGIYIDATLGGGGHSQALLSHLNDDAQLIGIDQDDEALTAANNRIGDDKRFSSIKGNFGYLSRLLPPELSGEVAGILLDLGVSTHQITEADRGFTFQEEGPLDMRMGNLRGITAYQVVNDYSYEDLRDVIYHYGEERNSRKIASEIIDRRPIETTTELRNAVEAVVKGQYQIKSVARVFQGIRIEVNRELDMLRKILEQSLEVLKENGRIVAISYHSLEDRIVKKFFKAGNHEGKIEKDFYGNPLSPIEEISGGIIRPTEEEIERNPASRSAKMRVAQKITPPEV; encoded by the coding sequence ATGAAGAACAATGATACATATCATGAGCATCAGCCGGTACTGCTGGAAGAATCCGTAGACTACTTAATTACGGATGCCAGCGGGATCTATATCGATGCGACGTTAGGCGGTGGTGGACACAGCCAGGCATTGTTATCTCATTTAAATGACGACGCGCAACTTATTGGTATTGATCAAGACGACGAAGCACTAACCGCAGCAAATAATCGTATTGGCGACGATAAACGTTTTTCTTCTATAAAAGGCAATTTCGGTTACCTCTCCAGGCTATTACCCCCAGAACTTAGTGGAGAGGTGGCCGGAATCCTTCTTGACCTGGGCGTTTCAACCCATCAGATAACAGAAGCCGATCGCGGATTCACCTTCCAGGAAGAAGGTCCCCTGGATATGCGCATGGGTAACCTGCGTGGTATTACAGCATACCAAGTGGTTAATGATTACTCCTACGAAGATCTGCGCGATGTCATTTATCATTACGGCGAAGAGCGAAATAGCCGAAAAATAGCAAGTGAAATTATCGACCGGCGTCCCATTGAAACAACGACTGAACTTCGCAATGCCGTAGAAGCTGTTGTAAAGGGCCAATACCAGATAAAAAGTGTGGCTCGTGTTTTTCAGGGTATTCGTATCGAGGTTAATCGAGAACTGGATATGCTCCGAAAAATATTGGAGCAATCCCTTGAAGTACTCAAAGAAAATGGACGTATTGTAGCTATCAGCTACCACTCGTTGGAAGACCGTATCGTTAAGAAATTCTTTAAAGCCGGCAATCACGAGGGCAAAATAGAAAAAGATTTTTACGGTAACCCGCTGTCTCCCATAGAAGAAATTTCTGGCGGAATTATTCGTCCCACAGAAGAAGAAATCGAGCGCAACCCCGCTTCACGAAGTGCAAAAATGCGCGTTGCCCAGAAAATAACTCCACCGGAGGTGTAG
- a CDS encoding glutamate synthase subunit beta, which yields MGKPTGFMEYEREDAPSRNPQERIEDWNEYHEHQSEEKLKEQGARCMDCGVPFCQTGEEKEGKTMGCPIHNLIPEWNDLVYKGKWKEALDRLHKTNNFPEFTGSACPAPCEGSCVLGIIDKPVTIKNIELAIIEKGFEEGWVTPEPPENRTDKKVAIVGSGPAGLAAADQLNKAGHNVTVYERHDKIGGLLTYGIPNQKLEKSVVKRRVNLLADEGIEFITNTEIGTDVPATELTKNFDAVVLAGGATKPRDLDIEGRDLDGIHFAMDFLHANVESLLDSDHENGNYISAKDKDVIVIGGGDTGTDCVSTSMRHDCKSLTQFEILPKPPESRSDDNPWPEWPHIYKVDYGQEEAKVRFGEDPRKYQVMTKKFVGDGDGNVKELHTVEIEWETNDDGRKLPKEISGTEKVWKADLVLLAMGFSGPENPVLDQLKIERDERSNAKAEHGDYQTNVDGVFAAGDMRRGQSLIVWAINEGRGAARECDRYLMGSTELP from the coding sequence ATGGGTAAGCCAACTGGATTCATGGAGTACGAGCGGGAGGATGCTCCAAGCCGAAATCCCCAAGAACGAATTGAGGACTGGAACGAATATCATGAACATCAATCCGAAGAAAAACTAAAAGAGCAGGGAGCGCGATGTATGGACTGTGGCGTCCCTTTTTGCCAGACCGGTGAAGAGAAAGAAGGGAAAACCATGGGATGTCCCATCCATAATCTTATTCCCGAATGGAACGACTTGGTGTACAAAGGCAAGTGGAAAGAAGCACTGGACCGGCTCCACAAAACAAATAACTTTCCCGAGTTTACCGGAAGTGCATGTCCGGCCCCGTGTGAAGGCTCGTGCGTACTTGGCATCATTGATAAGCCGGTAACGATCAAAAATATTGAACTGGCTATTATCGAAAAGGGATTCGAGGAAGGCTGGGTTACGCCAGAACCTCCGGAAAACAGAACAGACAAAAAAGTCGCCATTGTGGGCTCGGGTCCGGCAGGATTGGCGGCAGCCGACCAGCTTAATAAAGCCGGTCATAACGTAACGGTCTATGAACGTCACGATAAAATTGGCGGCCTGTTGACTTATGGTATCCCCAATCAAAAGCTGGAAAAATCGGTAGTAAAACGACGTGTGAACCTGCTGGCGGATGAGGGAATCGAGTTTATTACAAACACCGAAATCGGTACCGACGTGCCCGCCACCGAGCTCACCAAAAATTTTGATGCCGTTGTACTGGCCGGTGGCGCGACGAAGCCCCGCGACCTTGATATTGAAGGGCGTGATCTTGACGGCATCCACTTTGCGATGGATTTTCTGCACGCCAACGTGGAGAGCCTGCTGGATTCAGATCACGAAAATGGAAACTATATTTCAGCCAAAGATAAAGATGTGATCGTCATCGGCGGCGGTGATACTGGCACTGATTGCGTAAGCACTTCCATGCGTCATGATTGCAAAAGCCTGACTCAATTCGAAATTTTGCCCAAACCGCCTGAGAGTCGATCGGATGACAATCCCTGGCCCGAGTGGCCCCACATTTACAAAGTGGATTATGGACAGGAAGAAGCCAAGGTCCGTTTTGGAGAAGATCCCCGTAAATACCAGGTGATGACGAAAAAATTTGTCGGCGATGGAGATGGCAATGTCAAGGAACTTCATACGGTGGAAATAGAATGGGAAACCAACGACGATGGTCGAAAACTTCCCAAAGAAATCTCTGGCACCGAAAAAGTCTGGAAAGCAGACCTTGTACTTTTGGCAATGGGATTTTCAGGTCCCGAAAATCCGGTGCTGGATCAACTTAAAATTGAGCGCGATGAACGCTCGAATGCCAAAGCTGAACACGGTGACTATCAAACAAATGTGGATGGTGTTTTTGCAGCCGGCGATATGCGTCGGGGACAAAGCCTTATTGTATGGGCCATTAACGAAGGGCGTGGGGCTGCGCGCGAATGCGATCGGTATTTGATGGGCAGTACGGAGTTGCCATAA
- the mraZ gene encoding division/cell wall cluster transcriptional repressor MraZ, producing the protein MPSFKGQYEHSVDNKGRVSFPAKLRKALNPQAQERFTILRGLEPCLYLYPEDEWQNVEDQLSQINSFTKEGRTVKRNFLRFAEDVNLDNQNRIALPSQLTDWADIDGKAIFIGSGERIEIWSPEKLEEIDAGLDFESYQELFERVMGDDDNHNEEQ; encoded by the coding sequence ATGCCGAGTTTTAAAGGGCAATACGAACATAGTGTTGATAATAAAGGACGCGTTAGCTTCCCGGCTAAACTGCGTAAAGCCCTCAACCCCCAGGCACAAGAGCGTTTTACTATTTTAAGAGGTCTCGAACCCTGCCTTTATCTCTACCCAGAGGATGAATGGCAAAATGTAGAGGATCAGCTCTCCCAGATCAACAGCTTTACTAAAGAAGGTCGCACGGTAAAACGTAATTTCTTGCGTTTTGCCGAGGATGTGAATCTCGATAATCAAAACCGTATTGCTCTCCCTTCACAACTAACAGACTGGGCCGACATCGACGGAAAGGCCATTTTCATAGGCAGTGGCGAACGCATTGAAATATGGTCGCCCGAGAAACTTGAAGAAATCGATGCTGGTCTGGACTTCGAATCGTACCAAGAACTTTTTGAGCGCGTGATGGGTGACGATGACAACCATAATGAAGAACAATGA